The Nocardioides humi genome includes a region encoding these proteins:
- a CDS encoding helix-turn-helix transcriptional regulator → MTSSPPSVPDPASLAATLHAAAEAVAGLPRAIEAQLLASHESVPVEIIHGSESQWAAWGRYAATVRPVAPINCYPDLTVVRAHIAAEAHAATEPFREPAPFTSTFAPRAIIGAGAVADEDDHAVVDRLVAAGMEVRLHPDVPSWLYADAGVLSAVPLVWGEHPPTSIAVIRDVAISTALAALLEPTWTAATPYRASSPDWADTLRLASLGLSDKAIATAQGISYRTVQRRFAEAMAHHGVRSRFELGVVWRDARLDAGDAGDVGEADQAS, encoded by the coding sequence GTGACCAGCAGCCCGCCGTCCGTCCCGGACCCGGCCAGCCTCGCCGCCACCCTCCACGCCGCCGCCGAGGCCGTGGCCGGCCTGCCCCGCGCGATCGAGGCGCAGCTGCTCGCCAGCCACGAGAGCGTGCCCGTCGAGATCATCCACGGCTCCGAGAGCCAGTGGGCGGCCTGGGGCCGCTACGCCGCGACGGTGCGGCCCGTCGCGCCCATCAACTGCTACCCCGACCTGACCGTCGTACGGGCCCACATCGCCGCGGAGGCGCACGCCGCGACCGAGCCCTTCCGCGAGCCGGCGCCTTTCACCAGCACGTTCGCGCCCCGGGCGATCATCGGCGCCGGCGCGGTCGCCGACGAGGACGACCACGCCGTCGTCGACCGCCTCGTCGCCGCCGGGATGGAGGTCCGGTTGCATCCCGACGTGCCGTCCTGGCTGTACGCCGACGCCGGCGTCCTGTCCGCCGTGCCGCTCGTCTGGGGCGAGCATCCCCCGACCAGCATCGCGGTGATCCGGGACGTCGCGATCAGCACGGCGCTCGCCGCACTGCTCGAGCCGACCTGGACCGCGGCGACGCCGTACCGCGCCAGCTCGCCGGACTGGGCCGACACCCTGCGCCTGGCCTCCCTGGGCCTGAGCGACAAGGCCATCGCGACCGCCCAGGGCATCTCGTACCGCACCGTGCAGCGCCGCTTCGCCGAGGCGATGGCGCACCACGGCGTGCGATCCAGGTTCGAGCTCGGTGTCGTGTGGCGGGACGCCCGGCTCGATGCCGGAGACGCCGGGGACGTCGGCGAGGCCGATCAGGCCTCGTGA
- a CDS encoding Ig-like domain repeat protein encodes MSPRSRVAWWLAPVATLGLLVPLLAAAPAAYAEDGATDNCVPGNVLECLQFSSGYADDADPDEDPVNNRPTDDSPSWDIEMATAAPSNSGQPWQGTFRVVQHSTVDGAGGEQCLQAHPVLTDPITLSKAVTLEDCSAIANQRWYVEPVGREGEEIDTTPGAWDPWALYQNPTRAEGWRTKFYLRSAGGGDVADLCYGAEADGLYILGQTGRGGRLFECGQNPSDIGMITGPNSRMDKENAEWNLFSYGGTHPRYRTESERRRIADAFFSAALVHALAVCATPNGRSTCAGKLYDESGGSVSDWSRIDNLQLNQQVTPTTITNGCAAGPDQPIGGDDGDDDGSGTPDPPASARVIYNGGDAPMTTTLGSSGTNEFSASETHSLSVEVSAGYSAFITEGEVTVTTSHEWGKTWTRSHTFSQDVTWTVPPHRYARATVSTAALRVRAAWRFHTQTGGFNPWQTDAFSVLNVPYSSDPTAGEPDTLMSVYNSWDWKACSAAAPSVLDPGRRPEITNTTAPGIAPTIGDVLSVKADDPDDPDGSWWDTRGSSEPVAFRYQWYRQRGAQPAETIDNARGSTYLVTDDDITDPEVMDRFGPYHIFVGVTDVANQYRFDSREYLSLTTSAVTEERARIGDTQVQLSILNQDVDAGTDTIVDISASAAGSVGPPSGTVTIRDNDAEIGVPVELGPDGTVRTRLRLPRGTHALEAVYGGDGTLSGGVSNVARTTISGSPSKTTLELVEGTTAVGATSHARVRVAPTGSADVPPGGQVQLRADGNTLGAPITLGADGTAEVVLPAPTDGGQRQITAGYLGDQVFDPSTSEPATQKVATIATKVGLEGDVLITHRKGRIKWVATVAAPSGTPQGSVQFRVDGLAHGAPIAIDGSGRAWLKMTGLALGRHRVTAQYAPTSSVHGGALSDTINVEVRRHGAKTKAKANHTTIKKGRRLVVTGTVKGTKGAPPVAGRKVQLLVNGVVVAKVKVARNGSYRLTAKRQRLLPGDNVVQVRYVGSRPRSIAPDLSKRIQVRRT; translated from the coding sequence ATGTCCCCACGCTCTCGGGTCGCCTGGTGGCTCGCTCCCGTCGCCACCCTCGGTCTGCTGGTGCCGCTCCTGGCCGCCGCGCCCGCGGCGTACGCGGAGGACGGCGCGACGGACAACTGCGTGCCGGGCAACGTCTTGGAGTGCCTCCAGTTCAGCTCGGGATACGCCGACGACGCCGACCCGGACGAGGATCCGGTCAACAACCGGCCCACCGACGACTCCCCGTCCTGGGACATCGAGATGGCCACCGCCGCGCCGTCGAACAGCGGGCAGCCGTGGCAGGGCACCTTCCGCGTCGTCCAGCACAGCACGGTCGACGGTGCCGGCGGCGAGCAGTGCCTGCAGGCGCACCCCGTGCTCACCGACCCGATCACCCTCAGCAAGGCCGTGACGCTGGAGGACTGCTCGGCGATCGCCAACCAGCGCTGGTACGTCGAGCCGGTCGGGCGCGAGGGAGAGGAGATCGACACCACCCCGGGGGCCTGGGATCCGTGGGCGCTCTACCAGAACCCGACCCGGGCCGAGGGCTGGCGGACCAAGTTCTACCTCCGCAGCGCCGGGGGCGGCGACGTGGCCGACCTCTGCTACGGCGCGGAGGCCGACGGCCTCTACATCCTCGGCCAGACCGGCCGGGGCGGCCGGCTGTTCGAGTGCGGCCAGAACCCGTCCGACATCGGCATGATCACCGGCCCCAATTCCCGCATGGACAAGGAGAACGCCGAGTGGAACCTGTTCAGCTACGGCGGGACCCATCCGCGCTACCGCACCGAGTCCGAGCGGCGACGGATCGCCGACGCCTTCTTCAGCGCCGCGCTGGTGCACGCCCTCGCGGTGTGCGCGACCCCGAACGGCAGGAGCACCTGCGCGGGCAAGCTGTACGACGAGTCCGGGGGCAGCGTCTCGGACTGGAGCCGGATCGACAACCTGCAGCTCAACCAGCAGGTCACTCCCACCACGATCACCAATGGCTGCGCGGCGGGCCCGGACCAGCCGATCGGAGGTGACGACGGCGACGACGACGGCTCGGGTACGCCGGACCCGCCGGCTTCGGCGCGGGTCATCTACAACGGCGGCGACGCCCCGATGACCACGACGCTCGGCAGCAGCGGCACCAACGAGTTCAGCGCCTCGGAGACCCACAGCCTCTCGGTCGAGGTCAGTGCCGGCTACAGCGCGTTCATCACCGAGGGCGAGGTCACGGTGACCACCTCGCACGAGTGGGGCAAGACCTGGACCAGGAGCCACACCTTCAGCCAGGACGTGACGTGGACGGTGCCGCCCCACCGCTACGCCCGTGCCACCGTCAGCACGGCCGCGCTGCGGGTGCGGGCGGCGTGGAGGTTCCACACGCAGACGGGCGGGTTCAACCCCTGGCAGACCGATGCGTTCTCGGTGCTCAACGTCCCCTACTCCAGCGACCCGACCGCCGGCGAGCCGGACACCCTGATGTCGGTCTACAACTCGTGGGACTGGAAGGCCTGCTCGGCGGCGGCCCCGAGCGTCCTCGACCCGGGCAGGCGCCCCGAGATCACCAACACCACCGCACCGGGCATCGCCCCGACGATCGGGGACGTGCTCAGCGTCAAGGCCGACGACCCCGACGACCCGGACGGTTCCTGGTGGGACACGCGGGGGAGCAGCGAGCCCGTCGCCTTCCGCTACCAGTGGTATCGGCAGCGGGGCGCCCAGCCCGCCGAGACGATCGACAACGCGCGCGGCAGCACCTACCTGGTCACCGACGACGACATCACCGACCCCGAGGTGATGGACCGGTTCGGGCCGTACCACATCTTCGTCGGCGTCACCGACGTCGCGAACCAGTACCGCTTCGACTCCCGCGAGTACCTCTCGCTCACGACCTCGGCGGTCACCGAGGAGCGGGCCCGGATCGGCGACACCCAGGTGCAGCTGTCGATCCTCAACCAGGACGTCGATGCCGGCACCGACACCATCGTCGACATCTCCGCGTCGGCGGCCGGCTCGGTCGGCCCGCCCAGCGGCACGGTGACGATCCGCGACAACGACGCCGAGATCGGCGTACCGGTCGAGCTCGGTCCCGACGGGACGGTGCGTACCCGGCTGCGGCTGCCCCGCGGGACCCACGCCCTGGAGGCCGTGTACGGCGGCGACGGCACCCTGAGCGGCGGCGTCAGCAATGTCGCCCGGACCACGATCTCGGGGTCGCCGTCGAAGACCACGCTGGAGCTGGTCGAGGGCACCACCGCCGTCGGCGCGACCTCGCACGCGCGGGTCAGGGTCGCCCCGACCGGCAGCGCCGACGTCCCCCCGGGCGGCCAGGTCCAGCTGCGCGCGGACGGCAACACCCTCGGCGCGCCGATCACCCTCGGCGCCGACGGCACCGCGGAGGTGGTCCTCCCCGCACCGACCGACGGCGGGCAACGCCAGATCACGGCCGGCTATCTGGGCGACCAGGTCTTCGATCCCTCGACGAGCGAGCCGGCCACCCAGAAGGTCGCGACCATCGCCACGAAGGTGGGCCTCGAGGGCGACGTGCTCATCACCCATCGCAAGGGGAGGATCAAGTGGGTCGCCACCGTGGCCGCCCCGTCCGGGACGCCGCAGGGCAGCGTGCAGTTCCGGGTCGACGGCCTCGCCCACGGCGCCCCGATCGCGATCGACGGCTCCGGCCGGGCCTGGCTGAAGATGACCGGCCTGGCGCTCGGCCGGCACCGGGTCACCGCGCAGTACGCCCCGACCTCGTCGGTCCACGGCGGCGCCTTGTCCGACACGATCAACGTCGAGGTACGCCGCCACGGGGCCAAGACGAAGGCGAAGGCGAACCACACGACGATCAAGAAGGGCAGGAGGCTCGTCGTCACCGGCACCGTCAAGGGCACCAAGGGCGCGCCGCCGGTCGCCGGCCGCAAGGTGCAGCTGCTCGTCAACGGCGTCGTCGTCGCGAAGGTCAAGGTGGCCCGCAACGGCAGCTACCGGCTGACCGCGAAGCGGCAGAGGCTGCTCCCGGGCGACAACGTCGTCCAGGTCCGGTACGTCGGCTCCCGTCCCCGGTCCATCGCCCCGGACCTCTCGAAGAGGATCCAGGTCCGCCGTACCTGA
- a CDS encoding succinylglutamate desuccinylase/aspartoacylase family protein — MALRESFAIGSVRVRAGSTKEVELPITRLVTGGDVSLPVRVVHGREPGPAVWVNAAIHGDEVMGVEVIRQALATLSARTFRGTLVAVPVVNVLGFMTGDRYLPDRRDLNRSFPGSARGSLASRIAHLFMTEVVSKCDVGIDLHTGADRRTNLPQIRADLDDPRTRALAEAFGAPVMVHARLRDGSLRQAGRDAGAAVLLYEAGEALRFQEEPIAVGVAGVRRVLASLGMIDPEPADADHAAPLECRSSGWVRARGTGILHLDVHLGEQVEEGQRLGGLSDTFGRRVRLVHADRSGVVIGLTRAPIVNAGDALVHIASPVEG; from the coding sequence ATGGCGCTGCGTGAGTCGTTCGCGATCGGCAGCGTCCGGGTCCGCGCCGGCTCCACCAAGGAGGTCGAGCTGCCGATCACCCGGCTGGTGACCGGCGGCGACGTGAGCCTGCCGGTGCGGGTGGTCCACGGTCGCGAGCCCGGGCCGGCGGTCTGGGTGAACGCCGCCATCCACGGCGACGAGGTGATGGGCGTCGAGGTGATCCGGCAGGCGCTCGCCACGCTGTCGGCGCGCACCTTCCGCGGCACCCTGGTCGCCGTACCCGTCGTCAACGTGCTCGGCTTCATGACCGGCGACCGCTACCTGCCCGACCGCCGCGACCTCAACCGCTCCTTCCCCGGCTCCGCCCGCGGCTCGCTCGCCAGCCGGATCGCGCACCTGTTCATGACCGAGGTGGTCAGCAAGTGCGACGTCGGCATCGACCTGCACACCGGCGCCGACCGTCGTACCAACCTCCCGCAGATCCGCGCCGACCTCGACGACCCGCGGACCCGCGCGCTCGCGGAGGCCTTCGGCGCCCCGGTCATGGTCCACGCCCGGCTGCGCGACGGCTCGCTGCGCCAGGCCGGGCGGGACGCCGGCGCCGCCGTGCTGCTCTACGAGGCCGGCGAGGCGCTGCGCTTCCAGGAGGAGCCGATCGCCGTCGGCGTGGCCGGCGTACGACGGGTGCTGGCCTCGCTCGGCATGATCGACCCCGAGCCCGCCGACGCCGACCACGCCGCGCCCCTCGAGTGCCGCAGCAGCGGCTGGGTCCGGGCCCGCGGCACCGGCATCCTGCACCTCGACGTCCACCTCGGCGAGCAGGTCGAGGAGGGCCAGCGCCTCGGTGGCCTCTCCGACACCTTCGGCCGCCGGGTCCGGCTGGTCCACGCCGACCGCTCGGGGGTGGTGATCGGGCTGACCCGCGCGCCGATCGTGAACGCCGGCGACGCGCTCGTGCACATCGCCTCGCCGGTCGAGGGGTAG
- a CDS encoding ATP-dependent zinc protease family protein — MAGWREWVRLPGLGVGPVKAKLDTGARTSALHAFDLEEFSLDGSDRVRFSVHPWQRSAEDSVVVECPVHDRRLVRSSTGHAQERIVVLTEIELLGHTVTTEVTLTRRDEMGFRMLVGREALRQGFLVDSGRSYLGGRPPRRVRRKNRGRDGAA, encoded by the coding sequence GTGGCCGGGTGGCGCGAGTGGGTGCGCCTCCCCGGCCTCGGCGTGGGACCGGTCAAGGCCAAGCTCGACACCGGCGCCCGTACGTCGGCCCTGCACGCCTTCGACCTCGAGGAGTTCTCGCTCGACGGATCCGACCGGGTGCGGTTCTCGGTCCACCCCTGGCAGCGCTCGGCGGAGGACTCGGTCGTCGTCGAGTGCCCCGTCCACGACCGGCGGCTGGTGCGCAGCTCGACCGGGCACGCGCAGGAGCGGATCGTCGTCCTGACGGAGATCGAGCTGCTCGGCCACACCGTCACCACCGAGGTGACGCTCACCCGCCGCGACGAGATGGGCTTCCGGATGCTGGTCGGGCGCGAGGCGCTGCGCCAGGGATTCCTCGTCGACTCGGGCCGCTCCTACCTCGGCGGGCGGCCGCCGCGGAGGGTGCGCCGCAAGAACCGGGGACGCGATGGCGCTGCGTGA
- a CDS encoding RimK family alpha-L-glutamate ligase gives MKLAILSRAPRSYSTQRLRTAALDRGHQVKVLNTLRFAIDLSSDEPDLQFRGKQLSDYDAVLPRIGNSITYFGTAVVRQFEQMDVYTPNTANGIANSRDKLRATQILSRHNIGMPATTFVRDRADVIPAIERVGGAPVVIKLLEGTQGIGVILAPSIKVAEAIIETLQSTKQQVLIQRFVKESRGRDVRALVVGDRVVAAMRRVAQGDEFRSNVHRGGSVERVDLDPAYEQVAVRAAQIMGLKVAGVDMLEGNDGPLVMEVNSSPGLEGVETATKLDVAGAIIDYIDNQVAFPQIDVRERLSVSTGYGVAELVVHGDADLVGKSLGDSGLRDRDITVLTLHRGTTVIPNPFPHHVLEAEDRLLCFGKLEEMRSMIPARPRRRARVKKLPKQPIHEA, from the coding sequence ATGAAGCTCGCGATCCTCTCCCGCGCTCCGCGGTCCTACAGCACCCAGCGCCTGCGCACCGCCGCCCTCGACCGGGGGCACCAGGTGAAGGTGCTCAACACCCTGCGCTTCGCCATCGACCTGTCGAGCGACGAGCCGGACCTGCAGTTCCGCGGCAAGCAGCTGTCGGACTACGACGCCGTGCTGCCGCGGATCGGGAACTCGATCACCTACTTCGGTACGGCGGTCGTGCGGCAGTTCGAGCAGATGGACGTCTACACGCCCAACACCGCCAACGGGATCGCCAACTCCCGCGACAAGCTGCGCGCCACCCAGATCCTGTCGCGGCACAACATCGGCATGCCGGCGACGACCTTCGTCCGGGACCGGGCCGACGTGATCCCCGCGATCGAGCGGGTCGGCGGTGCCCCCGTCGTGATCAAGCTGCTGGAGGGGACCCAGGGCATCGGCGTCATCCTCGCACCCAGCATCAAGGTCGCCGAGGCGATCATCGAGACCCTGCAGAGCACCAAGCAGCAGGTCCTCATCCAGCGCTTCGTCAAGGAGTCGCGCGGCCGGGACGTGCGGGCGCTCGTCGTCGGCGACCGCGTGGTCGCGGCGATGCGCCGGGTCGCGCAGGGCGACGAGTTCCGCTCCAACGTCCACCGCGGCGGCAGCGTCGAGCGGGTCGACCTCGACCCGGCGTACGAGCAGGTCGCCGTCCGCGCCGCCCAGATCATGGGCCTCAAGGTCGCCGGCGTCGACATGCTCGAGGGCAACGACGGCCCGCTGGTCATGGAGGTCAACTCCTCGCCCGGCCTGGAGGGCGTCGAGACCGCCACCAAGCTCGACGTCGCCGGCGCGATCATCGACTACATCGACAACCAGGTCGCCTTCCCCCAGATCGACGTGCGCGAGCGACTGTCGGTCTCGACCGGGTACGGCGTCGCCGAGCTCGTCGTCCACGGCGACGCCGATCTCGTGGGCAAGTCCCTCGGCGACTCGGGCCTGCGCGACCGCGACATCACCGTGCTCACCCTGCACCGCGGCACCACCGTGATCCCGAACCCGTTCCCCCACCACGTGCTGGAGGCCGAGGACCGGCTGCTGTGCTTCGGCAAGCTGGAGGAGATGCGCTCGATGATCCCCGCCCGTCCCCGCCGCCGGGCCCGGGTCAAGAAGCTGCCGAAGCAGCCCATTCACGAGGCCTGA
- a CDS encoding helix-turn-helix domain-containing protein, translating to MSTLPSGPSGPDDCARALPVLLRWRPVNTEEAAELLGLAEAETERCLATLAERGYLAWDGENLGYQSPEQRTIAQVGDRLDDVRRRLDDVEYLLQELPVLVENWALRSHLDDPHTIEVIRGPVPMAEIWTRQLATQPPQRISMFMPEVVGIADVGADPDEAEAYLAEMGVDVRVVVASAAVSDPDPARAFAGIASCAKVRIHPGCRAG from the coding sequence ATGAGCACGCTCCCCTCAGGGCCCTCCGGACCGGACGACTGCGCACGCGCGCTGCCCGTGCTGTTGCGCTGGCGGCCCGTCAACACCGAGGAAGCGGCCGAGCTCCTCGGTCTGGCCGAGGCGGAGACCGAGCGCTGCCTGGCCACGCTGGCCGAGCGCGGCTACCTGGCCTGGGACGGGGAGAACCTCGGCTACCAGTCCCCGGAGCAGCGCACCATCGCGCAGGTCGGCGACCGGCTCGACGACGTACGCCGTCGACTCGACGACGTCGAGTACCTGCTGCAGGAGCTGCCCGTCCTCGTCGAGAACTGGGCGCTGCGCTCGCACCTCGACGACCCGCACACCATCGAGGTGATCCGCGGACCGGTGCCGATGGCGGAGATCTGGACCCGTCAGTTGGCGACGCAGCCACCGCAGCGGATCAGCATGTTCATGCCCGAGGTGGTGGGCATCGCGGACGTCGGCGCCGACCCGGACGAGGCCGAGGCGTATCTGGCCGAGATGGGCGTGGACGTCCGGGTGGTGGTCGCCAGCGCCGCCGTGTCGGACCCGGACCCGGCGCGCGCCTTCGCCGGGATCGCGTCCTGCGCCAAGGTCCGCATCCACCCCGGGTGCCGAGCTGGATGA